The Shewanella mangrovisoli genome has a window encoding:
- a CDS encoding DUF2057 domain-containing protein, which yields MKSLLPISSLLVLLGSASAFAADLNIPMSFEYLALDGKKVESSVFNHKSSLELAPGTHKIAIRYHEMVEDDFSDSQTFVKSSPFIVTLEVDGDHQYYLQAAEGKVVKKPKTFAQNPKVVLTRADKGQVNYQVTNTDIEEESFVSRLFSGNQAVDVSGTAAAATGAAGTAAVVAAPAPTSAQAAVNATSLTAPVDTSKAAGANPQQMLQYWWLQADEKTRKEFMSWAISQL from the coding sequence ATGAAATCACTTTTGCCAATCAGCAGCCTGCTAGTGTTACTCGGCTCTGCCTCAGCCTTTGCCGCAGATCTGAATATCCCTATGTCCTTCGAATACCTTGCCCTCGATGGCAAAAAAGTCGAGTCCAGCGTATTCAACCACAAAAGCAGCTTAGAGTTGGCGCCCGGCACTCACAAAATCGCGATCCGTTACCATGAGATGGTTGAAGACGATTTCAGTGACAGCCAAACCTTCGTTAAGTCATCGCCTTTTATCGTGACCTTAGAAGTGGACGGCGATCATCAATATTATTTGCAAGCCGCAGAGGGCAAGGTCGTTAAAAAGCCTAAAACCTTCGCTCAAAACCCAAAAGTGGTGTTAACCCGTGCTGATAAAGGTCAGGTGAATTACCAAGTGACAAACACCGATATTGAAGAAGAGAGCTTTGTCTCCCGTCTCTTTAGCGGTAATCAAGCGGTAGATGTGTCAGGTACTGCCGCCGCAGCAACGGGCGCAGCAGGCACAGCGGCGGTTGTTGCCGCGCCAGCACCCACTTCGGCGCAGGCAGCCGTTAACGCCACCTCATTAACCGCTCCAGTTGATACATCTAAAGCAGCTGGTGCGAATCCACAGCAAATGTTGCAATACTGGTGGTTACAGGCCGATGAGAAAACACGTAAAGAGTTTATGAGCTGGGCGATTTCACAACTCTAA
- a CDS encoding primosomal replication protein — protein sequence MVLNTSQLISTLKNQLTTLEQEVLQHDSHLAPSQRKLLQDIERFNQSLFIQNGAQLMPCIEQIRNSIGQLEKQIALKLTPQTIALSCERIQDRFTAVKRALLTTSIDIKSKNQQHASKRARFAQQQAQSHQASGFAWIASNVLQNSHEIYAELNKHLNWAKKFEQKIAEMESKLENCHSADKIRLQNDILLMHRRLGKCRQAISYIEDRIQAFERPHQSHNR from the coding sequence ATGGTTTTGAACACTTCGCAGCTAATCAGCACGTTGAAAAATCAGCTCACAACCCTTGAGCAAGAAGTGCTGCAACACGACAGTCACCTTGCGCCGAGTCAGCGCAAACTCCTGCAGGATATTGAGCGCTTTAATCAGTCGCTGTTTATTCAAAATGGCGCTCAGCTGATGCCCTGCATCGAACAAATACGTAATAGTATCGGCCAGTTAGAGAAACAGATCGCCCTGAAATTGACGCCGCAAACCATCGCCTTAAGCTGTGAACGTATTCAAGACCGTTTTACCGCGGTTAAACGGGCGCTACTGACGACCTCAATCGATATAAAGTCTAAAAATCAACAACATGCCAGTAAGCGCGCGCGTTTTGCCCAGCAACAGGCACAGTCGCACCAAGCCAGCGGGTTTGCTTGGATTGCCAGCAATGTGTTACAAAATAGCCACGAAATCTATGCCGAATTAAACAAGCATCTGAATTGGGCGAAGAAATTTGAACAAAAAATTGCAGAAATGGAGTCAAAACTTGAAAACTGTCATAGTGCTGACAAAATCCGTTTGCAAAATGACATCCTTTTGATGCATCGTCGTTTGGGTAAATGCAGGCAAGCCATCAGTTATATTGAAGATCGCATTCAAGCATTCGAACGTCCGCATCAGAGCCATAATCGTTAA
- a CDS encoding histone deacetylase family protein, translating into MIPLVYHASYSKLALPSHHRFPTTKYARLYQYLLDNQLAVPAQFHTPSPMTAEDVMQVHQQDYVEQFIQGSLASAALRRIGFPWSEALVERTLHSVSGTSLTARLALQTGIALHLTGGYHHAHYDFGSGYCIFNDLIIAAHKLMAEQLLHKVLIFDCDVHQGDGTATLSHRHQGIISCSIHCKENFPSRKQQSHYDIELTKGSDDSAYQETVEQTLELLIRLHQPDLILYDAGVDIHQDDDLGHLMISKQGLYQRDLTVLSMAKAANIPVAAVIGGGYSRDELQLSQRHSQLFIAANHLW; encoded by the coding sequence ATGATCCCATTGGTTTATCACGCCAGCTACTCCAAGCTGGCGTTACCCTCCCACCACCGCTTTCCCACGACCAAATACGCGCGTCTTTACCAATATCTGCTCGATAATCAACTGGCTGTACCAGCTCAATTTCATACTCCCTCACCCATGACGGCTGAAGATGTTATGCAAGTGCATCAGCAAGATTATGTCGAACAATTTATCCAAGGCAGCTTAGCTAGTGCGGCCTTAAGACGCATCGGCTTTCCATGGAGTGAAGCCTTGGTCGAACGCACCTTGCACTCAGTATCGGGGACGAGTTTGACCGCACGTTTAGCCTTGCAAACGGGTATCGCCCTTCACTTAACTGGCGGCTATCACCATGCTCATTATGACTTTGGCAGTGGCTACTGTATTTTCAATGACTTAATTATTGCCGCTCACAAACTGATGGCCGAGCAGCTGTTACATAAAGTGTTGATTTTTGACTGTGATGTGCACCAAGGCGATGGCACCGCCACCCTTAGCCACAGGCATCAAGGTATAATAAGTTGCTCCATCCACTGCAAAGAGAATTTCCCGAGTCGCAAACAGCAATCCCACTATGATATTGAATTGACTAAGGGTTCGGATGATAGCGCTTACCAGGAAACCGTCGAGCAGACTCTCGAACTGCTGATTCGCCTCCATCAGCCGGATCTCATCCTGTATGACGCTGGCGTCGATATCCACCAAGATGACGACTTAGGGCACCTAATGATCAGCAAGCAGGGTTTGTATCAACGTGATTTAACCGTGTTATCTATGGCAAAAGCGGCAAATATTCCTGTTGCGGCGGTAATTGGCGGCGGCTACAGCCGAGACGAACTACAATTAAGCCAAAGACATAGCCAACTTTTTATTGCAGCCAACCATTTGTGGTAG
- a CDS encoding late competence development ComFB family protein, translating into MQLEIRNYYEVLLMEMLSDEGLMDELPEDYLADLCCVTLNQLPVRYIRHLVDTYFFEDYNELQEMKREIQAALEKSRAFLKQNLQKRMQQEEADS; encoded by the coding sequence ATGCAACTCGAAATCCGTAACTATTACGAAGTTCTCTTAATGGAAATGTTATCCGATGAAGGTCTAATGGATGAATTGCCGGAGGATTATTTAGCCGATCTCTGCTGTGTTACGCTTAATCAACTGCCAGTACGCTATATTCGCCACCTAGTAGATACCTATTTCTTCGAAGATTACAACGAGTTACAAGAAATGAAACGAGAAATCCAAGCCGCATTAGAAAAATCTCGTGCCTTTCTTAAACAGAATCTACAAAAAAGAATGCAGCAGGAAGAAGCCGACAGCTAA
- a CDS encoding sulfite exporter TauE/SafE family protein yields MELLLEPSNWALLAVIGLIAGFIDAVVGGGGLLSIPALLTLGIPPHTALGTNKFAASFGSSMAAWTYYRQHLLKPSFWYMAFIATFIGAVLGSVLVYLLNAQWLEKALPLLIIGIAIYSLLSPNAISDTDCQAPTKAQSKLKQSLQGLLLGAYDGFAGPGIGAFWTVSSGALYKLPLLHSCALARAMTFTSNLTALAIFGFLGQVHWQIGLWMGLCMMLGSFIGARCAIKFGMPFIRPLFILIVLSIAANLAWSAWF; encoded by the coding sequence TTGGAGTTGTTACTCGAGCCCAGTAATTGGGCCCTGTTGGCTGTCATTGGCTTAATTGCAGGTTTTATCGATGCCGTGGTCGGTGGTGGAGGTCTGCTCTCCATTCCTGCCCTGCTCACCCTCGGGATCCCGCCCCACACCGCCTTAGGTACCAATAAATTTGCCGCCAGTTTTGGCTCATCCATGGCAGCTTGGACCTATTATCGCCAGCATCTGCTCAAACCCAGTTTTTGGTATATGGCGTTTATCGCCACCTTTATTGGTGCGGTACTTGGCAGTGTGTTGGTGTACTTGTTAAATGCCCAGTGGCTTGAAAAAGCTTTACCACTGCTCATTATTGGCATCGCGATATACAGCTTGCTGAGCCCAAATGCCATCTCGGATACCGATTGCCAGGCACCAACAAAAGCTCAATCTAAACTCAAACAAAGTCTACAAGGGCTCTTGCTGGGTGCTTATGATGGTTTTGCGGGCCCAGGTATTGGCGCCTTTTGGACTGTGAGTTCAGGCGCTTTATACAAATTACCGCTGTTGCATAGCTGCGCGCTTGCCAGAGCCATGACCTTTACCAGTAACTTGACGGCGCTGGCGATCTTTGGCTTTCTTGGGCAAGTCCATTGGCAAATCGGCCTGTGGATGGGGTTATGTATGATGCTCGGCTCCTTTATCGGCGCCCGCTGTGCGATAAAATTTGGAATGCCTTTTATTCGGCCTTTGTTTATATTAATTGTCCTGTCAATTGCCGCTAATCTGGCGTGGAGCGCATGGTTTTGA